The genome window CTCAAACTGGTGATCCTcccgtttctgcctcccaagtgctgggattgcagacatgtgCTACTACACCAATCTCCATATAACAAGTTTTTTGAGAAGGCAGAACAGAGCAtccacagagaaagggaaaactaGGCTTAGATTGGTACCCTTTTGGGTGGAACATAAATTATAAATGGATGCCAGTAAGTTTGTAATCTGATGGAAGATATGGGATTCTTGTCTAATGGATTTTActctaaaaatgtgtgtgtgtatatatgtgtgcgtgtgtgtacatccacatgcatgtgtgtacatgcatgcatgaaggCCAAAGAACAACCTCATGTGTCATTCCTTTGGCACTGTGGCCTTTTTAAAAGTCAGGGCCCCTCACTGACCTGTAGTTCGCCTAGTATGCCAAGCTGGCCAACAAACCCAAAGATTTGTACATCTCAaccatcccagcactgggattacaattGCCCACCATCTTgcccagtttttattttatgtgggttctggggattgaacctaagtCTTCCTGCAAACAAGGCTAGCACTTTGTTGAGCTAAGCTATCTTCCCAAATACAGGCAAGGTTGGGGTGCTTCTAGTAAGGAATACCAGGGTAACACCTTCTAAAACaattatctttataaaattatcaGACTAATTTTCACTGCTATTTTTCTTACAAATTATGTTGGGatttttatagtttcattttatgtattagtTTCTGGAGCAGAGTCCTTACTATGCATTGTAGATTGCCCTaaaatttgtaatcctcctgcctcagcctcccacatgctgaaattacagatatgaaccaCCACCCTCAGGTACTTCTTTAAAGTTTAAAACACCAACTGGTTCTCTAAATACCTTTGTAATTGGTAGAAAGTAGAATAGACTTAAGCGACCTCACAGTTTTGAGGGGATGAACTGAATGTTTGTGTCTCTtcaaaattcattcttttttttttaattggaaaaaaattatattttggaaGAACTCACTACATAAGGTGACAAAATTCCAAAATcaaattacatgaaaatatacatCACAATTTCTTTGTACAATAGGTGAGGAAAATCTGCTGTAAGAAGAAACAAATATGGACTAGGGAGAAGGGTAATAGGacaaatagcattttaaatagCAATCCCAGATGTAGAAAGTCTGTAGCTGCGCATGCTATATCCATCCAACCTTAATATTAGACAACTTAAgggcaaaaataaaatcaaatctggATTTTTGTATTATTTGGAATAAATCTCACTAAGATGAACTTAGAACAgcctttacattttgtttttaaagttctcaGGAGATAATGACTAGGATCAAGAGCTCTCAACAGCCAGAAAATGTTATTGCTACATCCAATCCAAGAGATGGGTGAATCAGAGTACAAAAAGGACAAAGCACCTAGTGATGACCCCTCCTCTGAAGTCATCGTGAAAACTCAAGTAATTTACTAGTATTTCAGTATTTTAACTAAATGATTTGAGANCTTTCTGGCAGATATaagagataaaaggaaaggggagagtgacaaaacaaagaaaatataaaagattagTAAATGGAAAGAATGTAATGAAAGACTCAATGGTTTAAAGGAAATTATATGGAAACTTTTCATCCTTANTGGTTTTCACCTGACATGCTTTCAGGAATCTTTTTGAACtgataaaaaacaatgaatgggaaaagaaaaccCACTAAAGTCTTTAAGAATTTACACGATTCTTATTCTACTACAAGAAAGCATTATTTGGTACAAGGTGTGTTTGTGGATGTACATGAACAATATGTATATTATCCGGATCATGTTGTGCTATGTACAGGTCTTTANAATTCTTCCTGAAGGTTAAAACAGTTCATTAGAATTCAAAATGCGTAATCATCTTTAGTTGGCACTTGTTAGGCTCTTGTCAGCATTAATGACTGGCATGTTTTATTGCAGCCCAGTTCCAGCCAGAGTTTGCCAACTTATTACAACAGCAATAGGTGGGTAGAGTGCAGGAAAAACAGTGCCATGTTTCTCAATTGGAGACCCTGAAATAAGTGAAGTTACTAGCTATTGAATAAACATCACTCAAAAGCAGTTTCTTGGCTTTTTCTTACACAGCGGGcaactttccttttaaattctccatttctgtcttccctccatTCTTTCTTACTGCAGCATCTACATTTGCAGGTGAGTCTCCATTAGGATCTGCCAGCATAGAAATGACACTAATCATGACGGTTTCCACAGTATGGATAGGTAACCAGCGTTCCTCTGGCTTCTCATAACCATATTTATCCTCCCCAGGctcatgaagaaaagaaatgcaaacatcACCATTTTTATCAACATTTGGGTGCCAAATCTCTAATGAATTTCATTTTAGGAGACCGGAGAGGATAATCTTTTGGGAAAGTGAGATGAGCCTTAAAAACACCACCTTCATAAAGTGTATCTGGAAGACCAATAATAAGGACTTCCCAACGATAGAGATCATTGTCGTCTATTAAACCTGCTGAAAAGCCTTCCACTGGATTTTTGTTGAGTTCTGCCAGCTGTCTTCGCAGTAGCAGCGCCGACTGAagctcatccccccccccccccccaccaccaccgaGAGCCCGGGCCACTACCGGGACTCCGACGGACTGGCGACAAGCTCTGCCGGTGCCTGGAGCTAGGTGTGTGTTGAGGAACCCGGACCAGAGCGCCGAAGCCGCGGGGAGGCCGGTCTTGGGAGACCCGAGAAGCACCTCGCCGCCCGTGCGAGTCCGCTCCGATCGGCTTTCCTCTCTTGGCGCCTCACGCCCGAAAGGGGAGGGTACCCGGGCCGCCGAGGCGCACACTGGGACTTCGCTCGCCCGCTTCCCTCCTCAGCCCGCCCGTCGGCTCCACAGGTGCCTTCCCCCGCCAGGGCCTCACCCCGCGCAGGGCCGCTCCGCGCAAGCGCGCTGAGCCTGCCTACTTCAGAAGCAGCTCGCCGGCCGGCTCCATTCTTAACTCTCCAGCCAATGGTAATAGAAAGTTAGGCCCGTAGAAAGTGATTAAAGCACAAAGGCGCTGCTCTAGttagaatttctattgctgtgacgaaacaccataaccaaaggcagcttggggaggaaagactttatttggcttacacttccatatcactgtccATCCTGAAGGaggtcagaacaggaactcaaacagggcaggaacctggagacaggaaccaatgcagaaaccatggaggagtgccgcttcctgctttctcttcatggcttgctcagcttgctttcttgtagcacCCAGGGTCACCAGCCCAGGACTGGCACCACCTGCAATGGGCTAAGCCCTAccccataaatcactaattaagaaaataccctattgGCTTGCCTACGGCCCTCATCTCttggagtcattttcttaattgagattccctcttcaaatgactctagcttgtgtcaagttgatataaaactagccagcacaggtaCAGTACTTATGAGTGGAACTAGTACCAATGTAATGTAAAGATGGGAAAGATGCCATTGATGAATCCAAAAGGGAGTCTTTGCCAGAATCTGATCATATGGAAACCTGGTTTCAGGACTTCAAAGTCTCAAACTATGAGACAtagatttctgttgtttataagccaCAGTGCTTTATAAGTTTATAAGTATACAGTACTTTGTTATGGTGGCTTCATCTCATCCCGGAAGGAGGTGGCAGCAAAATTCAGCAGACAAACTCAGTTTTCAGATGAATGGAGATGCAGACTTATAGGTGGGCAAGATGGCAAAGTGGTACAGGCACttccaccaagtctgatgacctgagtttcatccttgAAACTTGCATGGTAGAAGCAAAGAATGGATTCCACAAGTGGTTCTCTGTCTTCCATGTGAACGTTGTGGCATGGTCATGCACTCatgttcatatacacacagacatacacacacacacacacacacacacacacgagagagagagagactaaataaatgaataaacacatgaacatgtaatttttaaaaaaagatccaaATTTGTTCATGTAAcatgaaacaatttaaataatcTCTTCAATCTCAGTATCCTTATAATAAGACTAGCCTTTGGAATCATGAAAAGTAAAAATCAAGACCTGTGCAAAGCATAAGGTGGATAGTCCATGGATAAGGGGAATTCCATTGTCTAGTTCAATAGTCATGAACGTAGGAGAAATCTACAAGAAAGTAAACCTCATGGTAGGAGTCAGCTCAGTCCCTCTCCTATAGTCTTCCTTAGTAAACACTTGCTGAACACAACTGCTCCAGGCAGTGAGCTGGCTTGGCACACAACAGTGACCAAGACAACCACGACTGAGGTGATAGCCCAACAGAAAACACTAGAAGACAATTGTTTTGTAAGACTTATATCTTTCCCACTAAAGTCCATGATTCCAGAttatttcctctcctttcctcatgCATGGCTAAGGTGATCAGACACTGTAGAAATTTACTGAAGGTCAGATAACAAATTAAATTCAAAGTTGGACCCCATGGTGTTCCtcatttgtttattcaaaatCATTCTTTAGTCATCTGATAAGCTAATGGAATGTGAGCTTAAACTAACTACACTGTACACActgattatacatatatatgtatatatacatacatatatacttatatatatattagtaagtGTTTGCATAACCCACACaaacatttttctatttgaatataAAAGAATGTGTTAGCTCTAACAAACATCAAccatttcatttacaaaattgtACTGGATAAGAATGTTAAGTGGTAAGTTGGAGGAGCCAATGACTTTAAAAGTTTGAGTATAAGATTTACCCACAAAATATGCATCATGtcatagttaataataataaaaacttggAAACAATCAAAGTATCTACAAGTAGATAATTATATGCACTAACGTACATCCATTCATATGGCAGGCCACTGCATACATatctgaacatttttaaaaatgtttgataaACTGGAAAACAAGAAGAAGCACATAGAATAAGATGCAAACACTGGTGATGAGTGAACTGGAAGTGCTAGTACCTTTTGACCCAGTTGGTCCTGTTCTAACTGAAGTGGGCTTTCTTTCCCAACATTCAAGAAGAGCTCATCACCATAAGAATCTGTAACTAAGCTCTTCTTCCAGGCAACTCAAATGCAGCTGGGAAGAAACACTTGATGCTCACAAAACGCTTAGGAGGAGAGTTGATAAATGTCAGTTTTCCCGTGTGTTCTATAATTAAAGATTCCTAACATTGCAAGTCACTTTATTAAGTCAGTTCAGAATATAAATGACAACATATTACATAGGTGTTAAAATCTTATTAAACagtgaatgaaataaatgttttgctCCACACTAGGCCCATTTTTTGGTGAAATGCTgagtctctccctctgtctctgtctctctgtctgtctgtctctctgtctctgtctgtctgtctctgtctgtctgtctgtctgtctctctctctctgtctctctgtctctgtctctgtctctgtctctgtctctctctctgtgtgtgtgtgtgtgtgtgtgtgtgtgtgtgtgtgtacatgtaccattGTGTGCATGGAGAACAACTTCAGCTGTCAGTTATCAACTTCCATCTTGTCTGAGACACACACAGCCTGGTTGTTGTTAGTCACAGCAGACAGCAGGCTAGTTGCCTCCTGAGCGGAGCCTCCCTCTGTCTTAACCTCTCAAATAACCACAGCAGCCCTACTGTTATAGACACATGCCACCCCACTCAGCTTTTTGTGGGCTCTGAGGGttaaaacttacatttttataCTTGTATAGCAAGATGCTTCACCATCTTCTCAGCCCAAACATCTAtttgtgttcttatttttcaGATGGTAGCTTCTGATagtaaaaaataactattttgaaTTATATCTAAAGTAGCAGGTGAacatttacctactgagccatctttccaatgATTGAGCAATCAATCCTTAACTGGAAGTTTTTAaactacttttctgttttctgaattaTATCTGTTTTCTCTAGAACTGGTTTTTCTATCCTGGTCTTTATCTTCCATGGTACTGACATTCTTATATTCAAATATTGTTATTTACCAATTTACATCAATAGAATGATAATGGATTTCTCTTAGTGTGTATTCATAGGCTACTTTTCACAAAATTTGTGATAGGGTTGAATAAAAGTTTGCAATATACAAATATTAAGTGGCTGGCTGCCTGGCTGCAGAGTCCTTCCACACACTCAAATGTCATAGTGGAACATATTTTCCCAGAAAGCTCATGATTGTATTAGGTATCCTGACTCTCCGTCAGTCTAGAAGTTGGTCAACATAAACTGATAGATCACTGTATTTCTGGTTCTCACTTACCTAGGCAGAGTCGGTCTCTCATCTTTAGTCCGATGAATCTCATATCTAAAATCTCTAAAAGATTTTTACTTCCTTCTGGGAGGATTCAGTTAACAATTTACTAGGAAAAATCTTTACCAAGGAGGTTAGATAGTAAACACCCACATGCCTGTGGTACGTGTTTAaaaatggaggagggagaggagagatgctaCTACAGCACTCATATATGAaatcctgaaaacaaacaaaaacccaaaatatcACCTCTTGGTAAAACTTACAAATATGCATGTAATACATTACACATTCttccacaaaataataaaataaaatggaagatgaAGAATGACCACTTAGACACATCTCTTGCACAAGTCTGTTTATAACCATGCATCCCATTTGTGTCTACCTTGTCTCCCAATTCTGAATTCTACCATAATCTGAAGTAAAccttcattacattttaaataaataaaataagattgtgAAAATATGCTGAAACTTTCACTTATTGCCAAAATTTCCATATAATCAGTtaaaactataaattattttttttggCTATTCCCTCCAAAGTAGCTATCATGTATGTTTTACTTGGTGCTTTTATTCAAGCTCTAGTTGTGACCTTTCAGAAAAAATTAGTTCTCGGGCTTTatcctcccaccctctccctgctctcccccCTTtaatctccctctcctcttcctcagcccGTCTCATTTCCATGTCGTACTTACACAAAATTAGATGGGTGAGAACATTACTCAGGAATGATTCCAAAGATCTGTTTAAGACAAAAAGGGGGCAGCCAAGCTCTTCACTTTGGTCATGGTAGCAGTATCTGTGGCTTGTTGTACTATAATCTACAGGCTTTATACACAAGGCAGAGCAATCACCTTACTGCTCTGACCCCATTCTCTACGTCACCTCTCATTCATAGGATGAGTATTGATAGCAATACTCATTTCAGTAAATGCTGGAACAATGAAGGGTCTATATAAGGAATCAGGAGCCTTCTCTTATAGTGTTCTGAGATAAGGCAAAAGGCAACTTTGCCTTTTGGAATAGGAGTTAGAGTATAAAACCCTAGACATCTAATGCTGGAAGAGCTGGAAAGCTAGAGGCTAAGAGAGCTTGCAGCTCTGGCAGAGGAGCAGACCTCAGTTCCAACACCCACCACCCATATTAGGCAGTTCAGAACCGCAGCTCTGGGGAACCCAAAGACcatgcatgcttgtgcacacaaacacataagtaagtgttaaaataaataaaacagaaggtaTCTGGCCAAGCAAGGCACAATGTCATGTGACAGTAATCAGCTTAGTCTTTGGAATCTGACACCTCATCAACAGGAGGCTGCTGTTGGTGTTGTCTCTGAGCTAACTAAACTTGCTGAACACTGACTGTGGTGTCTTGTGTTTCCTCGTGAACTACTTAATTTTCTACTTAATGGCAGGGCTCTCTCCAACGTTTCAGCCTCTGTGTAGACAGATCCAGGAACACCAACTCATGCTTTAGGAGAGGTACTACTTAGTGTCAGGCAACTCTATTCATTAGAAGGTTCTTAAGAAGAACTCAAGTCTGGTTTCTAGAAAGTTCGAGCCATGTAATCTGTAATCTTTTTAATGAAATTCGTCTCTGTATTACACAGACCAGGGAGCTGTGAGTTAATAGGGAGTGGAGTCTATGGTCTCAGAGACATATGTTCTGGAGACATTTAGATTCTGAATCTTGACACTTCCATTTACTGGTCACACGTCTACACACAAGttgctcagcaattaagagcctTAACTTCTCCATGTATTAAGAGGATAATAACTATGTACAAGTACTCCCAGGCTTAAAATAGCCCATGCAAAGCACCTGATATGTCATGAACACTCCTTTCTCTCCCACACCCATGGACATGGCTGTTATTAGAAGACAGTTATTTGTAACCACCacccagtttgttttttttttttttccaactgagACACGTACACAGGTTCCTTCAACCACTTCTCAGGAGACTGACCATCACACTCCAAGGCAAGGATGCACAATATGGTTAATGCTAAATAAACCAGCATCTGATGTCCTGTTTGAAAAACAGTTTGTATAGATAGGATGTTAACTAATCAAAACCAAACTGACCTCATGCTGATGTTAACTTTTGGTAGCAGTGTTTCAttgtggggaggggggtgctgAGAAACTGCTTGATCATACAAACTACTAGAAGGGAATTTCCCCAACCTTTAGTTAACGTGAACTTACCTTCCCAGGAAACTCAGAACAACGGTTTTGTTAAATAACAACTCCTCCTTTAGTCTCTGCGGTCTCTCCTAACTTCCCAtcttcagctttttattgacTTCATCTTTGCCCTTTACTCTTGTTTATATGGATCTGTCTGCTTCTTACATCCTTTGGAAAGGAGACAAGGATGTCTCCGAACAcacaccattcttttttttttttttttttcacacaccaTTCTTAATTAATATAGCTAAGAAGGTAAAAGAACTGCATGTTTCTAAAAAGGACCCAAAGCTGTTTGGTAATAAAGACATTCTTTCCAATGAGCATCTTAGACTCATTTCTGCCCTACCTCAGCTTCTGTAACTCCCTGTCCCCATTACAGAGGGAGGGCAGCAATGTGGATGTTCATGTCTGATCTCCTTAAATGATAAAATGccaatcatatttttaaaatatggtattGTGAAAGCAAAGTTTTGTATATCTAACAATAGATTACATTTTTCTAACTTGGCCTTTTGGCAAGGAGAACAGAGCATGAAAACAGCTGAATCAACCAGCATCTTCAACCTTGTCCCATGATTAATCAGGGCTTCATTTTAAATACATGATTGACACCCCTTCCTCAAGGTTAGGTCAATCAGAGGCCAGActgcaggcagagggaggaatcAGATGACTTCAGAGGTCCCTGCCAGCCTTATGATTTGTCAACCAGAAATATAATTATGTCCTCAGGTTAAGAACAGGAAGATTAGAAGAAAACAAGTCTCTTTTGCCACCCTGAAGCCCTGGAAATACTTTCAAAATTACAAGCTACAAAAGCTATCAGTACATGGAAAAGagatctttcctcttctttttaatgaATCTGATAAGGCTTAACCGAAGCAGCCTAAAGAAGAAATCATCACAGGGAGAgctgaaggcagagaaggagggggactgggtttggtggtgatGAATCAGGTCATTACACCCAGAGGGTGTCTCCTTCTAACTAAGCAATTAGAGACTCAATAAAAAGGCCCCAGTGCCTGCATGGCTCACAGCCCGCTGCCCCACACTGCCCCACATTCCGCTTGCTCTCACTCCTGACCGAGGTAAGTCTCATatgctcgctcgctcgctcgctcgctcgctcgagTATGTCTGGGCTCTGCTGCTACTGCTTGCCTTGCTTATACAAGAGACTTGTGGAAACTGTGCCGGTGGCTCGGAGAAAAGCCAACCCTTTTCAGAATGTTACACTGGGAGTCCTGCCATCCAAGATGCGGTCTTTCAAAGAATATAAATGATATACCATAAATGCTATTTAATAAGGCATGGGACTcagatttatattaaaatgtaaagagaGATTAATTTAAATGCTGACTGATGAGGTAGGGTCAGGACTTTTATTATCACTGAGTTCTCTGGAACAATGTCATTTGATCAAAATGTGTTACACAAGGTTGGTTTTCTGAACATGATTTCTCTGTCGTCCAAAAGCTTTATTAATTTGATAGTTATATGCTCCTTCTTAGCAGATGAGGCTAGACTGATCCAAGGtgagaagaaaaaagatggaCACTCAGAGGGGTTCAGAGGTTTAAACCACCGCCCAGCCCCTGGCctcatttgtgtgtgttaatGCTTAGgtttgaattcttttcttttcttttcttttcttttcttttcttttcttttcttttcttttcttttcttttctttctttttttccctctgttctcGACAACACACCACATGAGTGTTGCTGTTTGCACAGAGTAAAGTGTTTGTTCTAATACCTACCAGACCCTGTTCTTTCTTGCAGCCCCTTTCTGAGTTTGTAAAGATGTCAAGGCTCCTGAGAGGTGTCTTCTGTGTCGTTAAGATATTCCACAAGTATGCCACTGAGGATGGCGATAACCAGGCCACACTGACCCGCACAGAGCTGAGACAGCTTCTTGAGGGAGAAATTGGGGACTTCCTTCAGGTGAGCAGCTCACTCTTACCCCATTTGCCACTTTGTAACCCACACAGAGAGAGCGCAAGAGCTATCTATCCCTTTGCACTTGGCTAACCAGCTCTCTGCTTTCACTGACctttaacattgtttttttttctttgttagtcTCAGCTGCCTCTCCTATGAAATTGCTTAGTCAGTCACACAAGGTTTCCATTATGCAACTGTTGCTTCATCAAGGCAGACCTCTGCACCGAGTCACAGCCTTATTATGCTTCTAACTCAGCACACATGTGATGTAATTGCTAGTGTTAGGCTTAGTgctgagatggaaaaaaaaaatggacccaGAATTGATGGGTTATCACTGTTTAAGgctattttaatgttaaaaggagtaaagttatttcttttaaaaaaagattctcaggaaacatgaaaatattcagAACACATGACCCCCTGTGAATAAActtagttttctttgtgtttgcataCAGCCACATGTCTTTCATGCTGTGGAGAGAAAGCTGAACCTTCTGGATTTTGACAGAGATGGTACCATCAGTTTTGAGGAATTTCTTCTTGCAATCTTCAGCTTATTGAATCCCTCTTGTCTTGACATATCATTACTAAATTCAGAACCAAGACTGATGTCTAAATCAGAGAAGATAGATGCTGTGGATTTTGGGGCAGTCGCTGGAAACATTCAGCAGGTAGTAGGGGTTGGGCCAACTCAAGAAAGGCTCATATTTCCATCAGAAATGGCATCATCAGGTCAGCCCAGCGATGAAGAAGGTGAGGTAGGTGATGAGCCTATGGTGAGCCCATGTGAAGACATTACGACCCACGACCTGCCAAGAAATGTGTCTGAGCCAAATGACCCTGAAAACCAACAGCCAAAAGAAGATGCTCGGGAAGTCGCAGAAAATGTACCAGCAACTGAATACAATGGAGTCCAATTTAAGAGAAATACAGCAGTAGAAGTACCCAAACAGAGCACCAGTTCAACACAGGAgatcccaagagaaagaagtaaacCATCCAGGAGGCAAAGTGACACCAAGATAAGTGACCATATGATACAGAGGCCAACTGAAGATGAGGAAAATACTTCTACAACACAAGATCCATTCCTGCAGAAAAAAGGCCCCTCCGGGTCAGAGCACACTGATTTGCCAGTAGTAGCTGCCACTGGGAAATCATCTCAAACACAGGAAACTTTTGAGCTTACAGATGATACTAAACTATCTGAGACTCAAGAAACTGGAAAGGATGGTGGCAGAATACCACCTGAAACCACAAATTTAGAGGAGCCCAATGCTGATGCTAGAGCAGCTGAGAGCCTCGGATTGCCAGCACAAGAAAGAGAACACAAAATAAGGGGCCAGTCTGTTCAAAGCCGGAGCAGAAATGTTTCAGAAACATCTAGTAgaggagaacaggaggaggagtgGAAAGAACATGAAAGAATAACCAGATCTCCAGCACCAGAAGCTGAAACACGGGATGAGAAGTGTCAAGAATCCCCAGGATCATGGAAGGAAAATGATGCCAAAAAGGGCTCTGCTGTGAAAGATCCAagctctgaagaaggaaatcagAATCTCCCTGAAGTTAAGGAAGACTCTATCTCAGGAAAAGAGGCAAGACACAGTGAGGAAGATACAGTAGATGCACTTGCAATCAACAAAAACAGCCCTGCAGCTGAAGAGACACTGGGAACAAGAGAAAGGTCCCAAGAGCTGGCACCACTTGAGAagcaatctcaaagaaaaaagcatAGGGCCACCAGGACTCAGGACAAGCCAGTCAGGAAGGAGGACCACGATGAGGGAGAAGATTCTGAGTTATCAGTTACACAGAGTGATGAGGGCTTTTGTGAAACTCCCAACAGCCTGGCTCCAGAGGCAGGTAAGAGCAGCTCAGAGATAGCTGAGCCACATGTACCAGAGGATGCACAGAGTCAGGCAGACCACCATGGGGATGCTAAGCAAGAAAGTCACACTAACAACCCAGATCCCAGGAAGCAGGGAGCTCCAGGTAAGAGCAGCAGAGAGCAGGAGGCAGTAGTGCTGTCAATCCAAGAAGATGAGCAGCTtccagagggacagggacagtctGCCAGAGAGAAGCATGATGGTCTGAGCTCAAGGACCAAAGGAGGCCCAGGGGCAGCTGTGGAGTCCAGTGAGGGAGAGGAGGTACAGGAGGCCATAGCTGGGAGTGAAAACAGAAAATCCCTAGAGGCAGAGAGTTCGGAGGCCCAGTGAGTCTACTGAATGTTGATCTATTTGGCTTGATGGAGATTTGGATTAAACTTGATAATTAAATAACCTGATGATCAATTTCTTTTGTtggttcatttcttccttcattttccatCTTCCCATGGAGACACTGAACGGAAACAAACAATCAGTTACTTgtagattttggttttggttttcttctgaatACTATAATTAGAGAATGATGCGCTTGATCTTAGCAATGACCCAGGAAGAGTTATAATGTTTTCTGAAGCCTCCTTCTCTTGGAATTCTGCCctaatacttttttttcaatttaatttataaatattttttaggaAACTTAAAGTTCAAGAAAAACTTAAAGTTCACGCCTTCTCCACCTCTCTCTACTTTTGGCtttttctggggttttgttttgttttgttggagagGAGGGCGGTAAGGGTGTTTatacacacatggaggtcagacagAGATAGGATGTGTTCTTTAATTGTTCTCCTTATTTTGGGAGGCCAAGGTGTCTGATTGAATCTGGGATTCATCAGTTTAGCTAGACTGGCCAGGAGTCCCCAGGGACTGACCAAGATCCTTCTATCTTTGTTCCTTAGTTAgttactgggattacaggtaagcCACCAGCTCTGGCTTTgcacatgggtactggggatcttAGCTCCaatcctcatgcttgtatggccGGCAC of Mus pahari chromosome 4, PAHARI_EIJ_v1.1, whole genome shotgun sequence contains these proteins:
- the Tchhl1 gene encoding trichohyalin-like protein 1 encodes the protein MSRLLRGVFCVVKIFHKYATEDGDNQATLTRTELRQLLEGEIGDFLQPHVFHAVERKLNLLDFDRDGTISFEEFLLAIFSLLNPSCLDISLLNSEPRLMSKSEKIDAVDFGAVAGNIQQVVGVGPTQERLIFPSEMASSGQPSDEEGEVGDEPMVSPCEDITTHDLPRNVSEPNDPENQQPKEDAREVAENVPATEYNGVQFKRNTAVEVPKQSTSSTQEIPRERSKPSRRQSDTKISDHMIQRPTEDEENTSTTQDPFLQKKGPSGSEHTDLPVVAATGKSSQTQETFELTDDTKLSETQETGKDGGRIPPETTNLEEPNADARAAESLGLPAQEREHKIRGQSVQSRSRNVSETSSRGEQEEEWKEHERITRSPAPEAETRDEKCQESPGSWKENDAKKGSAVKDPSSEEGNQNLPEVKEDSISGKEARHSEEDTVDALAINKNSPAAEETLGTRERSQELAPLEKQSQRKKHRATRTQDKPVRKEDHDEGEDSELSVTQSDEGFCETPNSLAPEAGKSSSEIAEPHVPEDAQSQADHHGDAKQESHTNNPDPRKQGAPGKSSREQEAVVLSIQEDEQLPEGQGQSAREKHDGLSSRTKGGPGAAVESSEGEEVQEAIAGSENRKSLEAESSEAQ